In Myxocyprinus asiaticus isolate MX2 ecotype Aquarium Trade chromosome 16, UBuf_Myxa_2, whole genome shotgun sequence, a single window of DNA contains:
- the ctsk gene encoding cathepsin K codes for MYKFGGIPLLVVVVVWCGLVHTLDNMSLDKAWESWKITHRKEYNGLDEESIRRAIWEKNMLFIEAHNKEYELGIHTYNLGMNQFGDMTLEEVAENMMGLQMPMYRDPTNTFVPGEEVERLPKSIDYRKLGYVTNVKNQGSCGSCWAFSSVGALEGQLKKTTGNLVDLSPQNLVDCVTENDGCGGGYMTNAFKYVRDNNGIDSEESYPYVGIDQQCAYNESGRAADCKGYKEIPQGNERALAAAVAKVGPVSVGIDAMQSTFLYYKSGVYYDPNCNKDDVNHAVLAVGYGATPKGKKYWIVKNSWGEEWGKKGYVLMARNRNNACGIASLASFPIM; via the exons ATGTATAAATTTGGTGGAATACCTctgctggtggtggtggtggtgtggtGTGGACTAGTTCACACATTGGATAATATGTCTCTGGATAAAGCATGGGAGAGCTGGAAAATCACCCACAGGAAAGAGTACAATGGCCTG GATGAGGAGTCTATTCGACGGGCTATTTGGGAGAAGAACATGCTGTTTATTGAGGCCCATAACAAAGAGTATGAACTGGGGATTCATACCTATAATCTGGGCATGAACCAGTTTGGAGATATG ACACTAGAAGAAGTTGCAGAGAACATGATGGGACTCCAAATGCCCATGTACCGTGACCCTACAAACACATTTGTTCCTGGTGAGGAAGTGGAGAGGTTGCCCAAATCGATTGACTACCGTAAACTGGGCTATGTCACAAATGTTAAGAACCAA GGTTCATGTGGCTCCTGTTGGGCCTTTAGCTCTGTTGGGGCTTTGGAAGGTCAGCTGAAAAAGACCACAGGCAACCTGGTGGACCTTAGTCCTCAGAACTTGGTGGACTGCGTGACTGAAAATGATGGCTGTGGTGGAGGATATATGACTAATGCATTCAAATACGTCAGAGACAACAATGGCATTGATTCTGAGGAGAGCTACCCCTATGTTGGAATT GATCAGCAGTGTGCCTATAATGAGTCAGGGAGAGCAGCTGATTGTAAAGGATATAAAGAGATACCCCAGGGGAATGAGAGGGCATTGGCTGCTGCAGTGGCAAAGGTTGGACCTGTGTCAGTGGGTATAGATGCCATGCAGTCCACCTTCCTGTACTACAAAAGCG GTGTGTACTATGATCCCAACTGCAACAAGGATGATGTCAACCATGCAGTGCTAGCTGTCGGGTATGGAGCCACACCAAAAGGCAAAAAGTACTGGATTGTGAAGAACAG TTGGGGTGAAGAGTGGGGAAAGAAGGGATATGTCCTGATGGCTCGTAACCGAAACAATGCATGTGGCATTGCCAGCCTGGCCAGTTTCCCAATCATGTGA